Proteins encoded in a region of the uncultured Paludibaculum sp. genome:
- the galE gene encoding UDP-glucose 4-epimerase GalE gives MARILVTGGAGYIGSHTAHHLLSLGHDVQVLDDLSKGYAHNVPPGRLNVVNLHDTAALDRIFSKSSFDAVIHFAAFIAVGESVREPEKYFRNNTGGTLSLLDAMRRHGVRKLVFSSTAAVYGNPDRVPITEDQPLRPVNPYGESKLMTETTLRWLDECSSLRYVALRYFNACGAESKFGIGEEHEPETHLIPLIFQAIRTGKPITVFGNDYSTVDGTCVRDYVHVSDLAEAHRLALDALLAGGPSGVYNAGMGKGYSVLEVIRAAEAVAGKSAPFTLGERRDGDPAELVADSSKLQKTFGWKPKYDSLESIVESAWAFDSHKHGVV, from the coding sequence ATGGCTCGAATTCTCGTTACCGGCGGCGCCGGCTATATCGGTTCGCACACCGCGCACCATCTGCTTTCTCTCGGCCACGACGTCCAGGTGCTGGACGATCTGTCGAAAGGTTACGCCCACAATGTGCCGCCGGGGCGCCTGAATGTGGTCAATCTGCACGACACCGCGGCGCTCGACCGTATCTTCTCGAAATCCAGCTTTGACGCCGTGATTCACTTCGCGGCGTTCATAGCCGTCGGCGAGTCGGTGCGCGAGCCAGAGAAGTACTTCCGCAACAACACGGGCGGGACGCTTTCGCTGCTGGATGCGATGAGGCGCCACGGCGTTCGGAAACTGGTCTTCAGTTCGACCGCCGCGGTCTATGGAAACCCCGACCGTGTTCCGATCACCGAGGACCAACCGCTGCGGCCGGTGAATCCCTATGGGGAATCGAAGCTGATGACGGAGACGACGCTGCGTTGGCTGGATGAGTGCTCGTCACTGCGGTACGTGGCGCTGCGCTACTTCAACGCCTGCGGCGCGGAAAGCAAGTTTGGTATCGGCGAGGAACATGAACCGGAAACGCACCTGATCCCACTGATTTTCCAGGCGATCCGGACAGGCAAGCCGATCACGGTCTTTGGCAACGACTACTCCACGGTGGATGGGACGTGCGTGCGCGACTACGTCCATGTGTCCGACTTGGCCGAGGCGCACAGACTGGCTCTGGATGCCCTGCTGGCGGGTGGACCCAGCGGAGTTTACAACGCCGGGATGGGGAAGGGCTACTCGGTGCTGGAAGTGATCCGCGCCGCCGAGGCGGTGGCTGGTAAGTCGGCGCCGTTCACGCTGGGCGAGCGTCGCGACGGCGATCCGGCTGAGCTGGTGGCCGATTCTTCCAAGTTGCAGAAAACATTTGGCTGGAAGCCAAAATACGACAGTCTGGAATCGATTGTGGAAAGCGCGTGGGCGTTCGACTCCCATAAGCATGGCGTTGTCTGA
- a CDS encoding 1-deoxy-D-xylulose-5-phosphate reductoisomerase: MQRVTLLGSTGSIGQSTLDVVRQNRHRFAIHALVAGRNLTRLVQQIQEFEPAVAVVAQASDVPVLAGMLKDAGVRLPELRSGLAAYTEVATAPETDFVMSAIVGVAGMEATYEAIRLGKRIGLANKETLVAGGSLVMAAVKQYGTELIPVDSEHNGAHQCLRAGRREDATKLILTASGGPFRKTPKEDLLLVKPEQALNHPTWQMGPRITIDSATLMNKGFEVIEACWLFDFPTIQVEVVVHPQSTVHAMVEYNDGSVIAQVCATDMRMPIQYALTFPERSSAPVPRLDWAQARTWEFHAPDLEKFPLLRLAYEAQNTGGTATCTLNAADEVAVEAFLRNEISFPGIAEVVEETLNRVPCQPASSIGQVLEVDRDSREVARRVTRERLGARVMASPAKY, from the coding sequence ATGCAAAGAGTAACCCTCCTCGGATCCACTGGCAGCATCGGCCAAAGCACCCTAGATGTAGTTCGACAGAACCGGCACCGCTTTGCGATTCATGCTCTGGTTGCCGGCCGCAACCTCACCCGATTAGTCCAACAGATACAAGAGTTTGAGCCCGCTGTAGCGGTGGTGGCGCAGGCTTCGGACGTGCCCGTGCTGGCCGGAATGCTGAAGGACGCCGGCGTCCGCCTGCCCGAACTGCGTTCCGGCTTGGCGGCGTACACCGAAGTGGCCACGGCTCCGGAGACCGACTTCGTGATGTCGGCGATCGTCGGCGTGGCTGGAATGGAAGCCACCTACGAGGCGATCCGCCTGGGCAAGCGCATCGGTCTGGCCAACAAGGAAACATTGGTCGCGGGCGGCAGCCTCGTCATGGCTGCGGTGAAACAGTACGGCACGGAGCTCATTCCGGTGGACAGCGAGCATAACGGCGCCCACCAGTGCCTTCGCGCCGGCCGGCGGGAAGATGCCACGAAGCTGATTTTGACGGCTTCCGGCGGCCCTTTCAGGAAGACGCCGAAGGAAGATCTGCTTCTTGTTAAACCTGAACAGGCTTTGAACCATCCAACATGGCAGATGGGTCCGCGGATCACCATCGATTCCGCGACTCTGATGAACAAGGGCTTCGAGGTGATCGAGGCCTGTTGGCTTTTCGACTTTCCGACGATTCAAGTAGAGGTAGTAGTACATCCTCAGTCCACAGTTCATGCCATGGTGGAATACAATGATGGCAGCGTGATCGCGCAAGTGTGCGCGACCGATATGCGCATGCCTATCCAGTACGCCCTGACTTTTCCGGAGCGCTCGTCCGCTCCGGTACCTCGGCTGGATTGGGCGCAGGCCCGGACCTGGGAGTTTCACGCTCCCGATCTGGAGAAGTTTCCGTTATTACGACTGGCGTACGAGGCTCAAAACACTGGGGGAACAGCCACCTGTACGCTGAACGCGGCGGATGAGGTGGCGGTGGAGGCCTTTCTGCGGAATGAAATTTCATTCCCTGGGATTGCGGAAGTGGTCGAAGAGACATTGAATAGGGTGCCGTGCCAACCAGCCAGTTCCATCGGGCAAGTGCTGGAAGTGGACAGGGATTCTCGTGAGGTGGCGCGTCGGGTGACGCGTGAACGGTTGGGTGCGCGGGTGATGGCTAGCCCCGCGAAGTACTAG
- a CDS encoding SDR family oxidoreductase → MIGLLAGKVALVTGGSRGIGAAIAAAFHREGARVAICGRKQDALDTVAASIGPGVLPCAAHVGRSEDLKALVAKVEAELGPIDILVNNAATNVAQGPCLSLDETAFDKMVEVNLKSTFRLTQSIAPGMCERGRGSILNIASVAGIKPQFESLLYSMTKAALIMMTKSYALELGPRGVRVNAIAPGLVQTRLSEFFWKDEERRRIFFKDQPIQHLGQPEEIAELAVLLASDRASYVTGEVVVADGGFLLT, encoded by the coding sequence ATGATTGGTCTGCTGGCCGGCAAGGTCGCACTGGTCACAGGCGGCTCGCGTGGCATCGGCGCGGCCATTGCCGCGGCCTTTCACCGCGAAGGGGCGCGCGTCGCCATCTGCGGACGCAAGCAGGATGCTCTCGACACTGTGGCCGCCTCCATCGGCCCTGGCGTTCTACCCTGCGCCGCCCATGTCGGGCGTTCTGAAGACCTCAAGGCGCTGGTGGCCAAAGTCGAGGCTGAACTCGGTCCCATCGACATCCTTGTCAACAACGCAGCCACCAACGTGGCGCAGGGCCCCTGCCTGAGCCTCGACGAGACCGCCTTCGACAAAATGGTGGAGGTGAATCTGAAATCCACCTTCCGCCTCACGCAGAGCATTGCCCCCGGCATGTGCGAGCGCGGACGGGGCTCCATCCTCAACATCGCTTCGGTGGCTGGAATAAAACCGCAGTTCGAGAGCCTTCTATATTCGATGACCAAAGCCGCGCTCATCATGATGACGAAGTCCTACGCGCTGGAGCTTGGCCCCAGAGGCGTGCGGGTGAACGCCATTGCCCCTGGCTTGGTCCAAACCCGCCTGAGCGAGTTCTTCTGGAAGGACGAAGAGCGCCGTCGAATCTTTTTCAAAGACCAGCCCATCCAACATCTGGGACAGCCTGAAGAGATAGCGGAGTTGGCCGTACTGCTGGCCAGCGACCGTGCCTCTTATGTGACCGGCGAAGTGGTTGTCGCCGACGGCGGATTCCTGCTGACTTGA
- a CDS encoding NAD(P)-dependent oxidoreductase: MAKLGFLGLGIMGGPMAGHLLKAGHEVALWSHRASKAAALAGLGKALVCETPKQVAENADVIFLCVGDTDMSAKVTLGENGLIEGLRPGAIIADCSTVAPSYARRAAATLAEKGAAFLDSPVTGSKPGAEGATLTFMIGGDQAVYEKVKPFMELMGKRFYYCGGAGLGLHAKLTQNLVLSNLLQAFNEGMVLATKAGVDPELMLDILDNSAAKSGLVSFKAPYVFRRDFTTNFSVRWMHKDIGLMLDTGNEMEVPLPLTALTQQMFRMAIAEGVGEEDICSTIKVLERQAGVEVKKSSQK, encoded by the coding sequence ATGGCGAAACTGGGCTTCCTCGGTCTGGGTATCATGGGCGGTCCGATGGCCGGCCATTTGTTGAAGGCCGGGCACGAGGTGGCATTGTGGTCCCACAGGGCGTCGAAGGCGGCGGCGTTGGCCGGTTTGGGTAAGGCGCTGGTATGCGAAACGCCGAAGCAGGTGGCTGAGAACGCAGACGTTATTTTTCTGTGCGTCGGCGACACGGATATGTCGGCCAAGGTCACCCTGGGCGAGAACGGCCTGATTGAAGGGCTGCGGCCGGGAGCGATCATCGCGGACTGCAGCACGGTGGCTCCGAGCTATGCCCGCCGCGCCGCTGCCACTCTGGCCGAGAAGGGCGCGGCGTTTTTGGATTCACCCGTGACGGGCAGCAAGCCTGGTGCCGAGGGTGCGACCCTGACCTTCATGATCGGCGGCGATCAGGCCGTCTATGAAAAAGTGAAGCCGTTCATGGAACTGATGGGCAAACGCTTCTACTATTGTGGCGGGGCGGGCCTGGGGCTGCATGCCAAGTTGACTCAGAACCTGGTTCTTTCCAACCTGTTACAGGCATTCAACGAAGGCATGGTACTGGCCACGAAGGCCGGTGTGGATCCGGAGCTCATGCTGGACATCCTGGATAACAGCGCGGCGAAGAGCGGACTGGTGTCGTTCAAGGCTCCGTATGTGTTCCGGCGCGACTTTACTACCAATTTTTCAGTGAGATGGATGCATAAGGACATCGGCCTGATGCTCGATACAGGCAACGAGATGGAGGTGCCCCTGCCTCTCACCGCGTTGACACAGCAGATGTTCCGGATGGCCATTGCGGAAGGTGTCGGAGAAGAGGATATCTGCAGTACAATCAAGGTGTTAGAGCGGCAGGCGGGGGTTGAGGTCAAAAAATCCTCCCAAAAATAG
- a CDS encoding thioredoxin fold domain-containing protein, which produces MRRTLPLFLLMIITKVALPPVYAQKPPIVIQVRDALDAKDYAAAAKALAAERAASGITPAYIEAVSWMGRGYMAAKNYDRADHYAAETRKLVLDAVKRRKLDAEPSLPLALGASIEVQAQVLDARGQKAEAVSFLQQEVKTWHATSIRARVQKNLNLISLKGRPAPALDVHEYLGDKPPALATLKGRKVLLFFWAHWCADCKAMSGSVARLARENPHLVVIGPTQPYGYAAEGMEAPRAEEIKYIEQVRQRYYKTIPGLTVPVSEENFKLWGASTTPTVAVIDARGMVSLYHPGRMSYEELLPYVRD; this is translated from the coding sequence ATGCGTCGCACCCTACCCCTCTTCCTCCTCATGATCATTACGAAAGTTGCGCTTCCGCCCGTCTACGCCCAGAAACCGCCCATCGTGATCCAGGTGCGGGACGCCCTCGATGCCAAGGATTACGCCGCCGCCGCCAAGGCCCTGGCCGCCGAACGCGCCGCGTCCGGCATCACCCCCGCCTACATCGAGGCGGTCAGTTGGATGGGCCGCGGATACATGGCCGCGAAGAACTACGACCGGGCCGACCACTACGCCGCCGAGACCCGCAAGCTCGTCCTCGACGCCGTGAAGCGCCGCAAGCTCGACGCCGAGCCATCGCTGCCGCTCGCTCTTGGCGCGTCCATTGAGGTCCAGGCCCAGGTGCTCGACGCCCGGGGCCAGAAGGCGGAGGCGGTCTCGTTCCTCCAGCAGGAGGTGAAGACCTGGCATGCCACCTCCATCCGCGCCCGCGTCCAAAAGAACCTCAACCTCATCTCCCTGAAAGGCCGGCCCGCGCCCGCGCTCGATGTCCACGAGTACCTGGGCGACAAACCACCGGCCCTGGCCACGCTAAAGGGCCGCAAAGTACTGCTGTTCTTCTGGGCCCACTGGTGCGCCGACTGCAAGGCAATGTCTGGCAGCGTGGCACGCCTAGCCCGAGAAAACCCGCACCTCGTGGTCATTGGACCGACGCAGCCCTACGGCTATGCCGCCGAGGGTATGGAAGCCCCGCGTGCCGAAGAGATCAAGTACATCGAGCAGGTGCGCCAGCGCTACTACAAGACCATCCCGGGCCTCACGGTTCCGGTGAGCGAAGAGAACTTCAAGCTTTGGGGCGCCAGCACGACGCCCACCGTGGCGGTGATCGACGCTCGCGGCATGGTCAGCCTCTATCATCCAGGTAGGATGTCTTACGAGGAACTGCTGCCCTATGTCCGCGATTAA
- a CDS encoding TIM barrel protein, whose product MLRREFLATALSAPAALAVAPSGAKLGVDLFSLRSQGWSAVEYLDYCSKFGARTVHFSEIRFLGSLEDEHVRKVGEHAAKLGIEVEIGMRSMCPTSTAFDPKQGTAEEQLIRLMRAAKLTNSKLVRAFQGTLADRKTPGGIEARIEDSIKVLRNVRSQAQDLNLKIAIENHAGDMQARELRMLIEGAGKDVVGACFDSGNPCWVLEDPNLTLETLAPYILTSHIRDSYLWNDENGTQVNWTRMGDGNIGIQGLLKRFLELCPGKSMSLEIIVMGPRAYPWRKPEFWDGYRGIPAPDFARFLNLAANGKPQPTRPAVAKDQVAALERDDFEASMKWAREFLQV is encoded by the coding sequence ATGCTGCGCCGCGAATTCCTCGCTACTGCCTTGTCCGCGCCGGCCGCTCTGGCCGTCGCCCCGTCCGGTGCAAAACTCGGTGTGGATCTGTTCAGCCTCCGCTCCCAGGGCTGGAGCGCCGTCGAATACCTCGACTACTGTTCCAAGTTCGGAGCGCGCACCGTTCACTTCTCCGAGATCCGCTTCCTGGGCTCCCTCGAGGATGAACACGTACGCAAGGTGGGCGAACACGCGGCCAAGCTCGGTATTGAGGTCGAGATCGGAATGCGTTCGATGTGCCCCACATCGACAGCGTTCGATCCCAAGCAGGGCACGGCCGAGGAACAGCTCATCCGCCTGATGCGCGCCGCCAAACTCACCAACTCCAAGCTGGTGCGCGCGTTTCAAGGCACACTAGCCGACCGCAAGACGCCAGGCGGCATTGAGGCCCGCATCGAGGACAGCATCAAGGTCCTGCGCAACGTCCGCTCCCAGGCGCAGGACCTCAATCTCAAAATCGCGATCGAAAACCACGCCGGCGACATGCAGGCCCGCGAACTCCGCATGTTGATCGAAGGCGCGGGCAAGGACGTCGTCGGCGCCTGCTTCGATTCCGGCAACCCGTGCTGGGTGCTGGAAGACCCGAACCTGACTCTTGAGACGCTCGCACCCTACATCCTCACTAGCCATATCCGCGACAGCTACCTGTGGAACGACGAGAACGGCACGCAGGTGAACTGGACGCGCATGGGCGATGGGAACATCGGCATTCAGGGTTTGCTCAAACGCTTCCTGGAGCTCTGCCCCGGCAAGTCCATGTCCCTGGAGATCATCGTGATGGGTCCGCGCGCCTACCCCTGGCGCAAGCCCGAATTCTGGGATGGCTATCGCGGCATTCCCGCCCCTGACTTCGCCCGTTTCCTAAATCTGGCCGCCAACGGCAAGCCGCAGCCCACCCGGCCCGCGGTCGCCAAAGACCAAGTGGCCGCCCTCGAACGCGACGACTTCGAAGCCTCGATGAAGTGGGCGCGCGAATTCCTGCAGGTATGA
- the rseP gene encoding RIP metalloprotease RseP has translation MVFYQFFENVWWLLVLIGVMIIIHELGHYWAARYFDIRVDTFSIGFGPRLFGFQKGETDFRVAWIPFGGYVRMAGEQPTDDIDPRGFLAKPRWQRLIVVFAGPAMNVVLAIGLLAGLYMIRYPKLASAQGPASIGYVKPDSPAAKAGLQEGDIIVQIESKANPTWEDVLMKEVVSASKGLPLIIDRKGDRLPVTVTPDMDPKAGVGLAGWAEQTDIEVGGLVAGMDAEKKGLQKGDMLISINGQPIRTIYRIHEVLKQSDGRAVDIVYRRGSALHTVSILPNYSDQLGGGGRWLIGVELAPRVIYSKLSPAAAINESVKQNLKGATLIYQFLHAILERRSSPKSLEGPISIARLSGEAAREGPMSFINLMATVSLNLAIFNLLPIPILDGGVILLLLIEMLMRRDLSLALKETVFKLGFVFLMMVVVFVLYNDITKLLPG, from the coding sequence ATGGTCTTCTACCAATTCTTCGAGAACGTATGGTGGCTGCTGGTTCTGATCGGGGTGATGATCATCATCCACGAACTGGGCCACTATTGGGCTGCCAGATACTTTGACATCCGCGTCGACACGTTCAGCATCGGTTTTGGCCCGAGGCTGTTCGGTTTCCAAAAGGGCGAGACCGACTTCCGGGTGGCCTGGATCCCGTTTGGTGGTTACGTGCGGATGGCCGGCGAGCAACCCACGGACGATATCGATCCGCGCGGATTTCTGGCGAAACCCCGCTGGCAAAGGCTAATTGTCGTCTTTGCCGGCCCGGCAATGAACGTTGTCCTGGCGATCGGCCTATTGGCGGGCCTCTACATGATTCGCTACCCGAAACTGGCGAGCGCCCAAGGGCCAGCCAGTATCGGCTATGTGAAACCGGACTCCCCGGCGGCGAAAGCCGGGCTGCAGGAAGGCGACATCATCGTCCAGATTGAGAGCAAGGCGAATCCGACCTGGGAAGACGTCCTGATGAAAGAGGTGGTCAGTGCCAGCAAAGGCCTGCCGCTGATCATCGACCGCAAGGGCGACCGCTTGCCGGTAACGGTAACGCCAGACATGGATCCCAAGGCGGGTGTCGGACTGGCCGGTTGGGCGGAACAGACCGATATCGAAGTGGGCGGTCTGGTGGCAGGCATGGATGCCGAGAAGAAGGGGTTGCAGAAGGGTGACATGTTGATCAGCATCAACGGTCAACCCATCCGCACAATCTACCGGATCCATGAGGTGCTGAAGCAGTCGGACGGCCGCGCGGTCGATATTGTCTACCGGCGCGGGTCGGCTCTGCACACGGTCAGCATCCTTCCGAACTACAGCGATCAGTTGGGTGGGGGCGGACGGTGGCTGATTGGTGTGGAACTGGCGCCCCGCGTGATCTATTCCAAACTGTCGCCCGCCGCGGCTATCAATGAGTCGGTGAAGCAGAACCTGAAGGGCGCCACGCTCATTTACCAGTTCCTGCACGCGATCCTTGAGCGGAGGTCGTCTCCGAAGTCCCTGGAAGGACCCATCAGCATTGCCCGGCTTTCGGGGGAAGCGGCAAGGGAAGGTCCGATGTCGTTCATCAACCTGATGGCGACGGTGAGTTTGAATCTGGCCATCTTCAACCTGTTGCCCATTCCGATTCTGGACGGCGGCGTCATCCTCTTGCTGCTCATCGAGATGCTGATGCGGCGCGACCTGAGCCTGGCGTTGAAGGAGACGGTCTTCAAGCTCGGTTTTGTGTTCCTGATGATGGTGGTGGTATTCGTGCTGTACAACGACATCACGAAGCTGCTGCCAGGCTGA
- a CDS encoding D-glycerate dehydrogenase produces the protein MSKILVSKRVYPEAVEFLRKDFEVDYEGTDAGLTSEALIERSKGCKAVVSQLTDKLNADILAQLEGVKVIANVAVGYDNIDVPAATARGILVTNTPGVLTDTTADFAFTLLMATARRIPEAHAFVHSGEWKTWLIDLLAGQDIHGAALGLFGLGRIGAAVARRAKGFGMRILYNDAAPAPAALEHELGARYVSKDELLRDSDFVSLHVPLTPETRHFIGAAELARMKPTAILINTSRGPVVDEAALADALEKRLIWAAGLDVFEREPQVEEKLLALPNVVLAPHIASASVATRRRMSMMAAENAAAALKGKRPANLLNPEAWTEPAE, from the coding sequence ATGTCGAAGATTCTAGTCAGCAAACGCGTCTACCCCGAAGCCGTCGAGTTCCTCCGCAAGGACTTCGAGGTGGACTATGAGGGCACCGACGCCGGTCTGACGAGCGAGGCGTTGATCGAGCGAAGCAAGGGTTGCAAGGCCGTCGTCAGCCAGCTCACCGACAAGCTGAACGCCGATATCCTGGCCCAACTCGAGGGCGTCAAGGTCATCGCCAATGTCGCTGTCGGCTACGACAATATCGACGTGCCGGCCGCCACGGCTCGCGGCATTCTGGTCACGAACACCCCTGGCGTGCTCACCGACACCACGGCCGACTTCGCCTTTACCCTTCTGATGGCCACGGCCCGCCGCATCCCCGAGGCGCACGCCTTTGTCCACTCCGGCGAGTGGAAGACCTGGCTCATCGACCTCCTGGCCGGCCAGGACATCCACGGCGCCGCCCTCGGCCTCTTTGGACTGGGCCGCATCGGAGCCGCCGTCGCCCGCCGGGCCAAGGGCTTCGGCATGCGTATCCTCTACAACGACGCCGCGCCTGCGCCGGCCGCCCTCGAACACGAACTCGGCGCCCGGTACGTGTCCAAAGACGAGCTCCTGCGCGACTCCGACTTCGTCAGTCTGCACGTGCCCCTCACGCCGGAGACCCGTCATTTCATCGGAGCCGCCGAACTCGCCCGCATGAAACCGACCGCGATCCTCATCAACACGTCTCGCGGACCCGTCGTCGACGAAGCGGCGCTGGCCGATGCCCTGGAGAAACGCCTCATCTGGGCCGCCGGACTCGACGTCTTCGAACGGGAACCGCAGGTGGAGGAGAAGCTCCTGGCCCTGCCTAATGTCGTGTTGGCTCCACACATCGCCAGCGCCAGCGTGGCCACCCGCCGCCGCATGTCAATGATGGCAGCCGAAAACGCCGCCGCCGCGCTGAAGGGCAAGCGCCCGGCGAACCTATTGAATCCCGAAGCCTGGACCGAACCGGCGGAGTAG
- a CDS encoding glutathione peroxidase, giving the protein MSAFAANSIYDFTMNDIDGKSTPLKKYEGKVVLVVNVASKCGFTPQYTGLESLYQKYHSKGFVIVGVPANNFGGQEPGTNEEIKTFCSRNYNVTFPVMSKVSVKGADMTPLYQYLTAAKGGDVKWNFTKFLIGKDGKVIERFESKVAPESPELTSAVEKALE; this is encoded by the coding sequence ATGAGCGCGTTTGCCGCCAATTCCATCTATGACTTTACGATGAACGACATCGACGGAAAGTCAACGCCGCTGAAGAAGTATGAGGGCAAGGTTGTCCTCGTTGTGAATGTGGCCAGTAAGTGCGGGTTTACGCCCCAGTACACCGGTCTGGAGAGCCTGTATCAGAAGTATCACAGCAAGGGCTTCGTCATCGTAGGCGTTCCCGCCAACAACTTCGGCGGCCAGGAGCCTGGGACCAACGAAGAGATCAAGACTTTCTGCTCGCGGAACTACAACGTGACATTTCCCGTCATGTCGAAGGTAAGTGTGAAAGGCGCCGACATGACTCCGCTCTATCAGTACCTCACCGCCGCCAAGGGTGGTGACGTGAAGTGGAATTTCACCAAGTTTCTGATTGGGAAGGACGGCAAGGTGATCGAACGGTTCGAGTCGAAGGTTGCACCGGAGTCGCCTGAATTGACGTCTGCCGTGGAGAAGGCACTGGAATAA
- a CDS encoding enoyl-CoA hydratase, with amino-acid sequence MNFETIYTQQDGPVQTVTLARPERRNALSLQLMRELTGCLEEIAANTSVQAVIVAAEGKVFSSGHDLSEMTARTEADYREIFEVCTTMMETLQRLPQPVIAQVQGLATAAGCQLVAACDLAVAGEQAAFATPGVKIGLFCTTPMVPLSRAIGRKRALEMLLTGRVVSAEEAAQWGLVNRVVGSAELAEATRALADQVASASSFTVSLGKQAFYRQIDMDQHQAYSYATQVMTGNAQADDAQEGISAFLQKRLPKWTGR; translated from the coding sequence ATGAACTTTGAAACGATTTACACGCAACAGGACGGACCAGTTCAGACGGTCACGCTGGCCCGCCCCGAACGCCGTAACGCGTTGTCGCTCCAATTGATGCGCGAGTTGACCGGCTGTCTGGAAGAGATCGCGGCGAACACGTCCGTCCAAGCCGTGATCGTGGCCGCCGAGGGCAAGGTCTTCTCCTCGGGCCACGATCTTTCGGAGATGACGGCCAGGACGGAGGCCGACTACCGCGAGATCTTCGAGGTCTGCACCACGATGATGGAGACACTGCAGCGGCTACCCCAACCGGTCATCGCGCAAGTTCAGGGATTGGCCACGGCGGCGGGTTGCCAGCTGGTAGCCGCCTGCGATCTGGCCGTGGCTGGCGAACAGGCCGCTTTTGCCACGCCCGGAGTCAAGATCGGCCTGTTCTGCACGACCCCAATGGTTCCGCTCAGCCGGGCCATCGGCCGAAAGCGGGCTCTGGAGATGCTGCTCACCGGCCGGGTTGTTTCGGCCGAGGAGGCCGCACAATGGGGCCTGGTGAACCGTGTGGTGGGCTCGGCCGAGCTCGCTGAAGCCACGCGGGCGCTGGCTGATCAGGTCGCGTCGGCCAGCAGCTTCACTGTGTCCCTGGGCAAACAGGCATTCTATCGCCAGATTGATATGGACCAGCATCAGGCATACTCGTACGCCACGCAGGTGATGACCGGCAACGCCCAGGCGGACGACGCCCAGGAGGGGATTTCGGCTTTTCTCCAAAAACGCCTACCGAAGTGGACCGGGCGCTAA
- a CDS encoding polysaccharide deacetylase family protein has protein sequence MHRRSFLSLAAASAASSALSAQSGEKRLIVHADDAGMCHSVNMATVEALTKGSVSSASIMMPCPWVSEFAAWAKANPKMDLGLHLTLTSEWKYYRWRPVAPIDQVKGLLDPEGYIWRDVRNAATHATPTEVETELRAQVIRAKEYGIQFTHVDTHMGTLFARPDFFEVYTKVAKEFNVPCMLPRPTPEAEKEMKEYPITADMLNKKAALGYKMLDRLVTGVPGKGWEERTASYRKLIAELKPGVTKLIIHLAKDDAEIRAVTGAWEYRWEDFRFWTSQEAKDLLAKHNVRLFTYRELAG, from the coding sequence ATGCACCGCAGAAGTTTTCTCTCCCTGGCCGCCGCCTCGGCCGCGTCATCCGCCCTCTCCGCCCAATCCGGCGAGAAGCGCCTTATCGTACACGCCGACGACGCCGGCATGTGCCATTCGGTCAACATGGCTACCGTCGAAGCTCTCACCAAAGGCTCGGTGAGCTCGGCCAGCATCATGATGCCCTGCCCCTGGGTGTCGGAGTTCGCTGCCTGGGCCAAGGCCAACCCCAAGATGGATCTGGGCCTCCACCTCACGCTCACCAGCGAATGGAAGTACTACCGCTGGCGGCCTGTGGCGCCCATCGATCAGGTGAAGGGCCTCCTCGATCCCGAGGGCTACATCTGGCGCGACGTCCGCAACGCCGCCACCCACGCCACCCCCACCGAAGTGGAAACCGAGCTCCGTGCCCAGGTCATCCGAGCCAAGGAATACGGCATTCAGTTCACCCATGTCGACACGCACATGGGCACGCTCTTTGCCCGGCCCGACTTCTTCGAGGTCTACACGAAGGTAGCCAAGGAGTTCAACGTCCCCTGCATGCTGCCGCGCCCCACGCCGGAAGCCGAGAAGGAGATGAAGGAGTACCCCATCACGGCCGACATGTTGAACAAGAAGGCGGCCCTGGGCTACAAGATGCTCGACCGCCTCGTCACCGGGGTCCCGGGCAAGGGCTGGGAAGAGCGCACCGCCAGCTACCGCAAGCTCATTGCGGAGTTGAAGCCCGGTGTCACCAAGCTCATCATCCACCTGGCGAAGGACGACGCCGAGATTCGCGCCGTCACAGGCGCCTGGGAATACCGCTGGGAAGACTTCCGCTTCTGGACCAGCCAGGAAGCCAAGGATCTTCTCGCGAAGCACAACGTTCGGCTGTTCACTTATCGCGAACTTGCCGGATAA